A segment of the Echinicola strongylocentroti genome:
ATAGCTATAGTCAAAGCCCACTTCATTTGGCCCTGGACTAATCGGTTCATTCCAGTTCACATCACCTTCTCCCAAGCCCAAATGCCATTTGCCGACAATACCGGTATGGTAGCCGAGGCTGTTAAGCATCTTGGGTATGGTGAGTTGGTCTGTCCCTATTAGCAAGGGAGCTGTACCGGGCAATATTCTTGCATTCTTATTTCTCCAAGGATAAGAGCCAGTCAGCAGGCCATACCGGCTTGGCGTACAGGTGGCGGAAGTAGCATAACCATTGGTGAAGCGCACACCACCATTTGCGAGCTTATCCATATTGGGTGTGCTTAGGGCGGTGGCTCCATAAGCACTCATATCACCATATCCAAGATCATCCATATAGATGATCACTACATTGGGCTTCTGTGGGTCGTTCGCTTCATTGGATTCGGCGAGCCCTTTTGATTCTTTGCCGGAGCAGCTTACAAGTTGTGTCAATATGAGTACACCAACTGCTATTATATTATATTTCATACTTATTATGATTGTAGGTTTTTAGATCGATTAAACCCGAATATGCATTAGCCTATCTACGCCACGCACAGGTATTACTGCCTGATCCACCGTGGAGGACCAAATCAGTCGCTACGTTGCTGTTTTCTATTCTATCTGGCCGCTAGACAGGTTCACCATCCGCCCTTTGGTGGATGCCTCAATCTCCAAACGACCAGATTTATTCCCGTTTCAAACTATCCCGATAGCTATCAGGACAGGCGATAACGATTCCTAATGCATAAACCGGGTTAAACCCGGATTATGCATTAGGAATCGTAGTGAGAGCTGAAATTGCAAGAAAATCAGTTAGTTTGGAGGCATTAGCGTAGCACCGCTACGGTTATGCCGAAAACTAAAGTGAAACGGCTGATTTTGAAGCAGTTTCAGGTCGCAACAGATAGGCTAATGCATATTCCGGGTTAAAGTGTTACCATTGCTTTGATGACCTTATTGGCGGGATCCAGCCAGCTGGCAAAATCCTCCTTTACTTGATCAAAGCTTACTCGATGAGTGATATAAGATTCCGCTTTCACCTTTTGTTCTTTCAGGGCTTTCAGTACCGTATCAAAATCTTCCCTAGTGGCATTTCTGCTACTCATCAGTGTGGACTCACGTTTGTGAAATTCAGGATGGTTGATCTCAATCGGACCTTTTTGAAGACCTACGAGTACATACCTGCCACCATGAGCCATGAGACCGAAGCCATTATGGATGGCTATCGAGCTACCCGTGGCATCAATGACCGCCTCAGCAAAATTCCCTCCGGTAATTTTCTCGATCTCCTTCCTGAAATCACCTTTGGCATTGACGGTATATTCCACCCCAAGGGTTTCACGACAAAAAGCCAACCTGTCCTCGTTGATATCCATGGCAATCACCTTCCCTCCTGCTATCCGGGCAAACTCCATAACACCCAATCCAATAGGTCCTGCTCCCATCACCACCACAAACTCGCCTGACTTCACGTCTGCTCTTCTTACTCCATGGGCACCGATGGCCAATGGTTCTGCCAAAGCCAACTGGTCCAAACTAAGTCCATCCTCTTTTACCAACGCTGAAGGGGGTACCGAAATGTATTCTTTCATTCCACCATCCTCATGGACACCAAATACACTGATGCTGGCGCAGCAATTTGGCTTCTGAGCGAGACACGCTACGCATTTGCCGCAGTTAAAGTAAGGAATGATCGTAACCAGGTCCCCAACAGAAAAACCCTCTGCTCCCCCTGTTTCTATGAGCTCACCTGACAGCTCATGTCCCAATACCCTTGGGTAACTGAAATAAGGCTGGGTACCTTCATAGGCATGGAGGTCTGTACCACATATGCCGATACGTTTGATCTTGATCAGTGCCTTGTCTGAGCTTGAAGTAGGTTTCTCTCCCTCTACATACTCAAAATGCCCCGGTTTCTTACAGGTCAATATTTTCATTGTTATATAATTTTTAATAGTTGTACCTATCTTTTATTTAAAAAGAAAAACCATTGCCTTAAAAAGAACAATGGTTTCTATAACTAATAAACCCCTAATTAAAATGATCTCTGGAAAAAATGATTATATCTGATTGCACTTAAAATCAGGTTTTCCATCACTTTAATTAATCAAAGATGTCAAATTATACCTGTTTTCTCCACCTCATATGTTTATAATCACAGGACAATTGTTTATTTCTTACGCTTAGCGTCCATATTTTTACGAAAGACTACATTTTGACCTCAATCATCCCAGTGAGCATCGATTACCTGCTGAATATGGGGATAGTTTTCGTCTGTTTCGTTTAGCTCTTCCCGTAATCTTTTGAGTTCTATCTTTAGCTCATCTATCTTCTCTTGGTACTTGGGATCATCATAGCGATTATCCATTTCGTTTGGATCTTCTTTTAGATCATAAAACTCCCAAGCGACAGGTGTATGGCGGGTAAAGTCATTGCCCCAGCTGGCTTTGTTCCATTCAGCATTGGGGTCATCCGTATCTACCCAATACCTACCATAATAAAAGATCAGCTTGTACCTTTTGGTCCTGACGCCAAAATGGGCGGGATTTCCATGCCTATGTGCCAAATGCATCCAGTACCTATAATAGGTGGATTTTTGCCAATCTGCTGGCTCTTCATTGGTTTTCAAAATAGACGCAAAGCTCTTTCCTTGCATGTATTCAGGCACACTTCCACCAGCCAGATCTATTAGCGTAGGTGCAAAGTCAGTGTTATTGATGATGGCATCTGTCCGGGTGTCGGCTTGGATTTTTTCTGGATACCTGATTAAAAACGGCATGCGCATCGATTCATCATACATCCATCTTTTATCTATATAATCATGCTCGCCCAGCATA
Coding sequences within it:
- a CDS encoding zinc-binding alcohol dehydrogenase family protein, with translation MKILTCKKPGHFEYVEGEKPTSSSDKALIKIKRIGICGTDLHAYEGTQPYFSYPRVLGHELSGELIETGGAEGFSVGDLVTIIPYFNCGKCVACLAQKPNCCASISVFGVHEDGGMKEYISVPPSALVKEDGLSLDQLALAEPLAIGAHGVRRADVKSGEFVVVMGAGPIGLGVMEFARIAGGKVIAMDINEDRLAFCRETLGVEYTVNAKGDFRKEIEKITGGNFAEAVIDATGSSIAIHNGFGLMAHGGRYVLVGLQKGPIEINHPEFHKRESTLMSSRNATREDFDTVLKALKEQKVKAESYITHRVSFDQVKEDFASWLDPANKVIKAMVTL